In Haliaeetus albicilla chromosome 3, bHalAlb1.1, whole genome shotgun sequence, the following are encoded in one genomic region:
- the PEX2 gene encoding peroxisome biogenesis factor 2 encodes MASSIGNEKSVNPVLRISQLDALELNKALEQLVWSQFTSCFHGFKPGVLAHFEPEVKAFLWLVLWRFTIYSKNATVGQAILNIHYKNNLSQTEKYQPLSKHQKLWYLIFTVGGRWLEERCYDLFSNRQLQSFCKIKSYINFGAGLLKLCGLLNFLIFLQKGTFATLTERILGIRSVFCKPQSVRQVGFEYMNRELLWHGFAEFLIYLLPLINVQKLKLKISSWCLPIAGLPNSENTLAAHCKECSLCGEWPTMPHTIGCLHVFCYYCIKSNCLFDIYFTCPKCGSEVHSLQPLKYKIEMTELHA; translated from the coding sequence ATGGCCTCCAGCATTGGAAATGAAAAGAGTGTGAATCCTGTGCTCAGAATAAGTCAACTTGATGCTCTTGAACTAAACAAAGCCCTGGAACAACTAGTGTGGTCCCAGTTTACCAGCTGTTTTCATGGATTTAAACCAGGCGTGTTGGCTCATTTTGAACCAgaagtaaaagcatttttatggCTTGTATTATGGAGATTCACTATCTATTCCAAGAATGCAACTGTGGGACAGGCTATTCTGAATATTCATTACAAGAATAACTTATCTCAGACAGAGAAATACCAACCTCTGAGCAAACACCAGAAGTTATGGTATCTTATTTTCACTGTTGGTGGAAGGTGGTTGGAAGAAAGATGTTATGATTTATTTAGCAATCGTCAACTGCAatctttctgcaaaattaaGAGTTATATTAACTTTGGAGCTGGACTTCTTAAACTCTGTggacttttaaattttctaatttttcttcagaaaggaaCATTTGCAACGCTTACAGAACGCATTCTAGGAATTAGGTCAGTTTTTTGCAAGCCACAAAGTGTTCGGCAGGTAGGATTTGAATACATGAACAGGGAGCTCTTATGGCATGGTTTTGCTGAATTTCTGATCTATCTGCTACCACTTATTAATGTACAGAAACTAAaacttaaaatttcttcttgGTGTTTGCCTATTGCAGGTCTTCCCAATAGTGAAAACACATTAGCAGCTCACTGCAAGGAATGTTCACTATGTGGGGAATGGCCTACCATGCCTCATACCATAGGCTGTTTGCATGTTTTTTGTTACTACTGTATTAAAAGTAACTGTTTATTTGATATATATTTTACATGTCCTAAATGTGGGTCAGAGGTACACAGTCTTCAGCCACTGAAATATAAAATTGAAATGACAGAATTGCATGCCTGA